Within Telopea speciosissima isolate NSW1024214 ecotype Mountain lineage chromosome 8, Tspe_v1, whole genome shotgun sequence, the genomic segment TTCTGGGGTAGCTATCTCATTTTACTACCTGTGGATATGGGGTCATAAAGTTCTTTTCAATTATACTAAACCAAATCCGCATCTCTAAGTGGGTATATATGATCTGAAAATGTTTCCATCTAATCTGGACAAACTGATCCAATAATAACCAGCTTTTGGATGTGGGGGGTTTCATGTCTTGTTATATACTGGATGGGCATCTGTTTTGctgtttctttcatttgttgCAGCATATTAACTGAAAAGATCCAATTAAACAGAATAAGCAAattattaaacaaaataaaacggATTATATCAAATAACCCGAATAACCACAACAATTAAACTGATTACTAACCATATaactccaaaaaaacaaaaacaacaaaaaattgaaactgaacCATCAATAATACCCATTGTGCACCATTTTTCTTACTTGCCTAAGAGTCTACTCCTAATTATATTAGATCAGGGATGGATTTGGTTAATCCCAATCAGGGTTGGTTGAAATCAATCAATCCATCCAATACTTTATCTTGATTCTCCAAACATATAAACATGTGGGCCCAGCAGTCCAAACAAGCTGAAAAATGAAGGccacttaattaattaattaaacaagaaagCTCTATATGTTTTACCAAGATttagaaggggaaaaaatctTCTGCTAAAAACACAGCCGTTGGACCAACTTGGTAGCAGTGAAAGGGTTATGCTTAAATCCACTCATTGATGCATCCATTAGAATGGGCAATGTGTCACTTTCCAACTTCAGCTGGTCCCATTCTCATTGCTTTCACAGGTACAGAAATTCTAATCCAACCCATCAACTATCTCCCTTTGGTCCCCACTCACCCTCCCACTATAACAGAAGCTGCAATAGACATCTATTATTAAATGCACACATCAGTAAAAAAACTTGGAACATCACCCACCCAATGGGCTACCCCTAAAACTgccaccaaaaagaaaaaaaagtaacagATTTGTTCAGACACACTAACTCTGGTAGCAAGGAAGAGGTGGTTGCTGGTGAAGGTCATAAAAAAGGAATTTATGGACAGGTTTAATCATTTCCTGTAATTTGAATGCTCAAGAATAAGATGCTTCAACATGGTCCTTCCTGAAGGAAATGTCAAAAGTTCAAAATCCTGCTCATACATCCTTGTACCACAAGCTATCTGCAGGCAGCTCACCAGATACATCTTGTCACAAGCAGAAAGAAGATTTAAGAGGGAAAGCAGTTAAAGCATATCAGttcatctttctttcttggaTTCAATTATAATGAATCTTCTCATCTAGAATGATCAGAGAAAGGTGGTTGACATGTTCATAACATAATACCACAAGTGCAAACCTAACTCTCCATTGTAGGTAGGTGGGTGATATGAATTGCAGTTCAAAAGGGGTGGGATATGAATTGTAGTTCTTAACTTCTATCTGTTCCATACCCCATCAAAGAGAAACTTCTACTTGTTCAAGCCAACATTTAAGATCCACATTTATTTTGGCCAGGTACATTTCAGATCATACAATTACTAggacaaggaagaaaaaaactctCATAATAAGCATTCACCTATTATTCAGCTGGCATGAAGAAAAGGGATGAACTGAAGCAATCTTAAGTGCAATGTATCTATATGTTATAGGAATAAAAGATAGAAACCCAAGTATCAACCAAAACACAACCAATTCAACAGAAGATCCCAGGCCCCATCACCCCATCTGCAAATGCATAAATACATTTCAGAAGAAAAATCAACAGCCATCGATGACTTTATATGGCAAATGAACAAAAGAAGAGTTGCTCGTTTTTCCTACAACAGTActcatatatataaatattaaaaGATTATATAAACAAATACAATCAAACCATTCTTACTGTACATAGAAGCAGAGAACAGAGAGGCAACAGAACTACAGAAGAGAGCCGGGACACACCTGAAAAGGCAGGAAATACAATTCTTCTCCAGAACAGAATCAATGGACtttctttttccataaaaaattaCAGATTGTAGAAGATTTGATGAAGATTCTGACTTAATTTTACCTAAAACAAAGTTTAAGAACCAAACTGTGAATAAAGTGTGTGAGACGAGTCTAGAATCCATTCATCTCCAAAAGGTATGTTCTCCGTTTCACCAATGTCTTTACAGCTGCCTTGAATGGCCCGTCAAATGCTCCAGAAACAAATGCCTCCACCTCCTTCTTACTTGTCCCGCTGCCTTCTCCGGATGGCTTGATGGCCACTAATGTTGCTCCTTGCATTCCAATTCCTTCTGGGAGCTCCAAATATGGAGCGTATCTCAATTTCATGTTTGAAGCTGGAACTTGGGTCCGCTTTGAAGATGCTGAAGCGGCCAAAGGCTTCTCTTTGAACTCCCTCAATTGCTCGCCGCTCATGCTAAGGGTCCCCTGCCCATCAGCATCCGTGAAAACAACAGTCTTCAGTGTTGGATGGTCTCTAATAATCGGTTCCAGTAAATAATGCCTCGTCGAAGCAGCAATCAATGAGCTAATCGTCCACACTACACGTAATTTCAAACCCCCATTCGTGTAAAATGATTCAGGTATGCCATTGTCTTCAAGCAATCCTTGTTCTGTAACTGGCTTCCAATCTATCTGGGTACCTCCTAAAATAACACAGTTTTGTAGGGTACTACCAAATTCGGCTTTCCATTTTAGAACAACTCCATCTTCAGTACAAACATCTGCAGCTGGCAATTCAATCCATAGGTTCTGTATGTGATGGAAATTCTTTAGGACTTGATCAAGGGTGCTTTGAGATACTTGTGGAAGAAGTGTTTTGTTTGTGTTGTTGCTGTTACGCATATTGTGAAAAGGTTTCATGAGGCTAAAGAACATGTACTTGAGAATGTTGGAGATGATGTTACGAGGTTTATGGGAAGAACAGTATGGGCTCTCATCATTGTCTCCATTGATGGTTACGACTTCGTCAATCTTGATATAGACATCTTGAACTAAGGGCACAAGGGAGTTTAACCGCTTGCAAACTGCAGAGCAGCGGCCAAGAGACCTAATGTCAGCAAGCTTGTTGAGGATTATGAGAACAAGAGAATCCGGAATTTGATCGAAGTCGCATGAGTAGATTTCAGCATCACAGACTCGGGTTCTGGACTGCATTTTCTCTTCAGTAATTGCAGATTTTGACAATCAATTCCAGCCAATTCTTCAAAGCTTTAAAAGAATGATGAAAACAGAACGGAACAATCAGAAATGCTGAACTTGAAAGTCCAATCCGGTCACTGAGAAGCTCTTATAAGACCAATAGACTTGAATTTCAATAATCTGAAAGCAAAAAAGGGGGTGAACTGAattaagaagggaaaaaaaaagatgaggaTTATCTTATCACAAGTGCATCAATTCTGTCTAAAAAAATGTTAGGTTTTAAAGCAGAGAAACGGCATCCAAGAAATTTGTAAATCCGAATAACACTGAACCCCAAAATCCTAATTAAAAACCCATTTCGTCAATGATCAAACAGAAAGTCGAAATCCCTAATCCCCAAAAATACTCCGTGATCTACACGCATCACACACACTCACTCAACCCGAGGAACTTCAGCGACAAAACCCTCGAATACGATAGAAAGAATCTTCGAATAACATCAATAAACCTTCAAATCTCCAATCAGAACACTAAAACATGGCGAAAAGACCACAACTTTGACCGACAGAGATCAGAAAAAACGAGATTCTTCGATCGACAAAACCCATAGATaatcataataaaaaaatgcaacaaaaCGCACCTTATACGAGTTGTCGGCGAGAATCCCTTGTTCTTCGCCTGAAAAATTCGATCTTCTTGCAGGAAATCATGAAACCCAGAATCTGAACCCTAAAGATATTGACTCGATATATGGTCGGATctcaaccaatctgatgaaaAATCTTCAGAAATGAAACCCAATTATGATGAATTCAGAGTCATTGAAACAGAGCGAGACAATAGGGTTTTGGAGAAGatattagggttttaggaaACAAGAACAAAGCGTAAAGCGGTAGAGAGACGCGGCTTTTCTTCTGTAATCTCTTCTTTGCTTAAATATACTTTTTCTCTCAAACAGCGACCTTTGAAGACTCGaagaacctctctctctctctctcttctcaaagcCTCTGTAATTTTATAGTCGTTTCGGACAGGAGATAACGGTACCGTTAAGTGTGTTTAATGTGGAACGGTGAATTTAAAGACTTTCTACGTGGGAGAAGGTGACGACGTTATAGAAGGCTAACGGGCAGACGTCGACAGGTGGATAACTGTTGTATGGATATTTGTGTAGGTGTTTTAGATTTGGTGTTTCAAGGGTGCAGGGAAATATAAGGCATCGATCACCATGGATCAATCCACACCATTCAATTTTAGATCATACCATTgattgatgagagagagaaagaaatcaaattgTTTCATAAGACCCCAATTCGATTTTTCGATTTTAGTATATACAATGGGTTAGTCCGGTTCACTTTCGATTGGTTTCATAAGACCCCAATTCGAAACCGAACCAATGGGATTCGATTTGATCCAGGTTGCACACCTATCGGTTCAAGCtaaattttgacacccttaatattGGGGCTTTCAAATAATAGTACTTTTGGGGAGGGATTCTCTTGTCAGAACTTAGTAGTCTGGGGATCTAGGACAGATAGAATTCAACATtctgagggtattttggacactTCGTTTTATagtggagggagggagagagtttATTCCATTTTTGTGATATGTTGCTCCAAACCCTAGAGACCCTTCTTTGCTCACTCTGCCAattagaaaatttttctttactttgtaGTTTAGAACCATAATTTTTTATCTGGTCCAGATGGTTCAGATGCCCAGGGGTACTTCTTTGAGAACTGAGTGATCAACCCTTTGATGAAGGCCTGGGTTGTTCCGAAGACGTCTCGTCAGGGGAGCACCTCAACTGCCAAGGGCCTCTTCTACCCCCGAAAATTCCGAAGAGCTGTTCAAAACTTTTATTTTGCAAGGGACTGTCCAACACCCTCCCttgaatagaaagaagaaatgggCATCTTTTCTCCAGGGTTAACTTCTATTCAAGATTACTCTGACCTGAACTAGAAAGTAATCCCTTTTCTTCAACAGAGACCTCATCTCTTTTTGGTTGGGAAGAATGCCCCAAAGACCCAGTTTttctccacccatggtgaagagagaatctcttcattcccccccccccccccaccccattTAACCCTCTAACCAGACTGTAGAAGAGTCTTTCGAACCAGGAACAATAGAGGGTGTAACTTAATGATGAACCCAAAGTCTATTCATAGCGTCTCGTCACCCTCTCTTCACCCTGACCATGGATGAAGTAAACGTTaatcaaaaaagaaatatttttttaaataacctTCAACACATttataattaaattattttcaaaCTTGAGACATGACTGGATGACTATATCAATATACATTGTTCACTGAATTTGAGTACAAATCTAATATTAGTTAGTAGGAAAAGTCTTTGTGAGGGAGTGTATTGCCCACGCCCAAACAGTGGGGGACGAAATGACTGCCTCACCCCCTATGAAAGGCGAAATCCTACCCCCCAAGATACTTCTATGCGCGCTCTCATTCCCCCACATTAGTGCAGTTGACATGTGGGAAAGGATCTTGCATAGCAAACTATACTGTTAGAATGTACTTTGGTGTACAATTTAAAAGTTGGATAAAGGGTAGGACCTACATTTTTAGTAAGGTATGGGAATGGAGTTTTGCTATGCCATGATCTAGTCTGCTTGTCATGTCAACAAGAAAACAGCCTTAAAGCTTACATGGATCCCTAATAGATTTCCATATAATCCTATCAAACCATGAAATCTAAGACTTGAAGTGAGAGTCTTAAAACACAATGAAATCTAAAATCTACAACCCTAGACCTTAACCTTAAACTTTGAAATCATTAAACCTTAATTCTTTTTATAGATTAGATCATGAATCATGAAGCTTGAAACATGAAATCTTGAAACCTCAATTCTTTTTATAGCTTAGATCATGAATCATGAAGCTTGAAATATGAAATCATGAAGACGAACGAGATCTAAAATTGATACTTTATTTTTAACCGCAACAATgaacaaacccaaacaaaagagagaagaaaaggggaaatttCACAGGTCATATGGTTGAGATAGACTACTGACtttataaaatggaaaaaatcgCCAGTTACCCTACCCATTTTTGCCACAGAGATTGATTAGTTCATCAATGTGGCTCTTAGATAGATAGAAAATTCGTGCATAAGCTACACGTGAATGGCCACATAcatattttgactttttttttttccttttgttttctaaTTATTTTGTTCTTTGAAAATTCCTCCATTGATATCTAACATCTTCATCCACCAGACTTTCCAAAGATAAAAGTCTATCTTATATTCCCTTTGGGGTGCTGTtttctgtgctgcagcgcagcctgcgcccaagcacatgggagtgggcacaatgaccaccctgccccatAATTATACCTATAAAATGGAAGTATTTAAGTACATTTTTGTCAATagtaaggtttttttttttttttttttttttttttgagggagggggggtgggtggtctatcctactcaagggcccataggccaactacaagctaagcaATGCCTCCAGCCAACCGAGCTAGCAGTTGTTTGCAAGgtattaaaacttaaaaattagTAAGTCAACAAGAGCTGGATTTTCTTTAGGGCATCTTTAACTCTTCAATTGATACTTCGTCCTTTAATAAGCTCCATCAACTAAGAGGCTTGAAAAAGTATTTATGAGATTAGGTTTTATCTTTAATGGGTTTAATTAATAGATGTAAAACTCGGGGATtggatttttgaagatttgataATCCATTTTAGTAATGGGTTTCTAAGATTATCTTCCCATTATGTAACTAATTCAAAAAGCTTgctaaaatattaatattttctaaacTCAATTTCTCATATTTTCCTCGAAAATTATGACAAAggaaattttttcttcaattctcaATTACTATAAAACATgttattattttcttaaaatattttactttATGGTGCCTAAAGtttctcaacaaaaaaaatataatttcaaGAAAAATGTCGTCGTCTCCAAATATAATTTCCCAAACATTAAGATCGAAAAAGCCGCAACCTTGTGTTTATCAGTTAGAAGTTGGGTAGTGTttttaaaatagttttttttttggttgaagtgTTTTTAAAAAAGTTAAACCATCCAAAAGGGGTTAagtaagaaaattttatttttaaaatcttgTTTAAAAGTTAATGTCAATGATTTGGCTTGCTTTCTTTCAACCATATGGATATAATTAATGTGTTAAAACATAAATTGAGAAAAGGGTTGGAGGCAGGCTTGGCTTGTTGAAGTGGATGAAGCCAGATTGACCAGCAAAGGATAATTACTAAACTCAAAAGTGTTCATTGTTCAATCCTAACAAAACCTATTTATAGATCTTGCTGAAAATTCTATTAGATTGATCACCAAGGATTAAAAGGTCAAAAATTTTCTCTATTATAGTCAGGTTTGAGTTCTTTAGAAGTCAAATTTTGATTTGGCTTCTATTATTTGGAAGTATTTGTTGCACCAGATTCCTTAACCAACCCTAATCCAGTCTATTAAGTATTATTGAATAATCAATAAAGTCTTCACAAGGGAGTGTGAGTTGAACTGTGGGAAAATGTGTTTGTTGGGTTAGAGTTGCTGGTTTGGTGTatgggtagatgggaatttgaGAAAATGAAGAATTTTCAGCTACAAGGGAAAGACATTGAATGTTCCAGGTTTTTCTTAcacttttatatatatgtacCACCTTTGGAATGATGCCCACTAATCATAGCCTTGTATTTGGAATCAAATTTAAGGCCAATTGTTCCCTCGGTTTTGATGGTTGGAACTATAGCTCTATTATCTGATTCTTATGTTAGTGAACAAGAGGAAGAGGGttagggtctgctacatggatccttgccctccaataggttctatccgaggtcatacatgacacaagacctaaactatgcatgtcctttctCACAACTTCTCTTAGGGTCATTTTAGATCTTCCACTtgctcttttaactccttcaattggaatcatatcactcttctttattggggcatccctaggccttcGTTGAACATTACCAAAACACCTCAGATGACTCTCatggagcttgtcattgatcgaaacaactcccaagtcagctttgatacgatcattccttactttaactttccttgtttttccgcacatccatcttaacatttTCATCTATGCCACacaaagcttctcaatatgacatttcttaactgcccactattctgccccatacatcctAGCCGATCGAACAACAATCATATAAAACTTTACTATAAGCTTTAAAAGAATacgtcaatcacacaacactttggatgcacctctccacttcaaccatcccactttaattctctataaGACATCATCTTTTATGtcatattctttatttatgattgacctcaaatatctaaaatagttaTTGTCTTGTATCTCtttttcctcaattcgcaccatgtcagtatccatcatagtgtgactaaaattacatatTAAATACTCCGTCTTCATTCTATTAATCTTAGAACCTCTTGTTTCGGGGTTGATCTTCATAACTTTAATGTAGCATTAATCTCCGTTTTTGTTttatccaccaaaacgatatcatcgtgAAGAGCATACATCACGAGATCTCGTTTTGAATGCTCTTAATTAAATCGTCTATGATAAGCGCAAAAAGATAAGGACTTAAGGTTGATCCTTGTCGTGACATCAAGGACGATGGAAAAAATAGTATCA encodes:
- the LOC122670621 gene encoding F-box protein At4g18380-like gives rise to the protein MQSRTRVCDAEIYSCDFDQIPDSLVLIILNKLADIRSLGRCSAVCKRLNSLVPLVQDVYIKIDEVVTINGDNDESPYCSSHKPRNIISNILKYMFFSLMKPFHNMRNSNNTNKTLLPQVSQSTLDQVLKNFHHIQNLWIELPAADVCTEDGVVLKWKAEFGSTLQNCVILGGTQIDWKPVTEQGLLEDNGIPESFYTNGGLKLRVVWTISSLIAASTRHYLLEPIIRDHPTLKTVVFTDADGQGTLSMSGEQLREFKEKPLAASASSKRTQVPASNMKLRYAPYLELPEGIGMQGATLVAIKPSGEGSGTSKKEVEAFVSGAFDGPFKAAVKTLVKRRTYLLEMNGF